In one Streptomyces marincola genomic region, the following are encoded:
- a CDS encoding type I polyketide synthase yields MTEQSRAAMLELVLAQAAEVLHAAHPDTYADGATDVAADRPFLAVGLDSLGLVQLHRRLTAELGVDLPVTIGFDHPTPAALAAHLADVLGGAGADAAEESAEQPAPAPSRDEPVAIIGIGCRFPGGVTSPEDLWRLLADGTHVLDAFPGDRGWDLDALYDPDPSVTGTSYVRHGGFLPDAGDFDADFFQISPKEALAMDPQQRLLLETSWEAIERAGIDPESLKGTRSGVFIGVEPHEYGPRTHQAPDGLDGYVLGGNLPSVVSGRVAYTLGLEGPTLTVDTACSGSLTALHLAVRSLQRGECGLALAGGVTVISSPGTFTSFSRQRGLAPDGRIKAFASAADGTSFAEGVGVFVLARLSDALRDGHRVLAVVRGSAINQDGASNGLTAPNGLAQQRVIRQALADAGLTPADVDAVEAHGTGTTLGDPIEGQALLAAYGQGRSPEQPLWLGSVKSNIGHTGAAAGAAGVIKMVMAMRNGTLPRTLHVDEPTEHVDWSSGTVRLLTEPVPWEAGNGPRRAGISSFGASGTNAHVVIEEPPAAAEPAVPADTAGTDLPARPVPVLLSARGEDALRGQAARLLPLVDAHEPLDLAHATATTRAALRDRAAIVAADRAELRLALAALAEGEPAPGLITGTRPAAGRTAFLFTGQGSQRVGMGRELVRAFPVFAQALQEAADHLDLHLEEPLGDVLFAEPDSPLAELLHRTRYAQAALFAVETALFRLVESWGVTPALVAGHSIGEIAAAHAAGVLNLADAALLVGARGTFMDELPEGGAMVAVQAAEDEVLPYLTERVNIAAINGPAAVVVSGEADAVAAVADRFAAQGRKTRRLRVSHAFHSPLMDPMLEDFRGVAQALTYAPPRIPVISNLTGEPVTAFDADYWVRHVREPVRFADAVRRLGAEGVTTYLELGPDAVLSAMGRDSLAGTGADEGAAFAALLRAGHGEERQVVTALGTAHAHGTAVDWDRFFAGRGARRVDLPTYAFQRRRYWLADASGSAGTLGHPLLDAAVSLAGADGLVLTGRLSTRLQPWLADHVIAGTVLVPGTALVELAVRAGDEAGCGVVEELTLEAPLALTGDAGAEVQAVVGAPDAAGRRSVEIWARAARGEDGWTRHASGVLAERGQGAAPGADAFAEWPPADAEPLDVEGLYARQAAQGYGYGPAFQGVRAAWRRGDEVFAEVALDDAGADRFGLHPALLDASLHAAENPEDDGRVRLPFAWLGVELHAGGAAAVRARLTPAGEDALSVELADATGAPVATIRSIVQRPVPVDGLGAAAGDGSLLAVEWTPVQAPGEPDAAAEEFALAFLPDAFPGTPAEAARAATLHALDLVKDAVREDTRLALVTRGARQDMALAPAWALVRAAQAEHPGRFALIDIPAGGAEVRDRALRAALATGEPQLALDGDTVLVPRLARAAEPEPPAPVEFAPGGTVLITGGTGGLGGLVARHLVARHGVTRLLLTGRRGPDSPGAAELVAELAALGAEATVAACDVADRDALAALLAAIPAAHPLTAVVHSAGVVDDGLAASLTPEQVGTVFHGKADGAWHLHELTRDLPLAAFVLFSSAAGTLEAAGQGNYAAANAFLDALARHRAAQGLPATSLAWNLWAGDAGMGARLDEVTLRRAERSGLPALGAEDNLALLDRALAAGAPALVPLRLDPAALRARADGVPALLRGLVRGPVRRQAAAGPAAAGSGGGLADRLAGKPEAERERIVLDLVRAQIAAVLGHAGGTAIDPRRAFTELGFDSLAAVELRNALGAATGLRLTSTLIFDHPTPRALADHVLDKVRGAAAPAPARPAAAARAAADEPIAIVAMACRYPGGVTTPQDLWRLVAEGTDAIGPFPEDRGWRTEEIYDPEPGTFGRTYTRSGGFLHDAAEFDPTFFGISPKEAQAMDPQQRLLLEVAWEALERGGVDPLSVKGSRTGVYAGLMYHDWAQLTASVSEDLAGFAAGGSLGSVASGRVAYTLGLEGPAVTIDTACSSSLVALHWAAQALRQGECTLALAGGVTVMATPETFLGMSLQRGLAADGRCKAYGEGADGTGWAEGAGLLLLERLSDARRNGHPVLAVIRGSAINQDGASNGLTAPNGPAQQRVIRQALALGGLTPADVDAVEGHGTGTTLGDPIEAQALMATYGQERGDGDPLWLGSIKSNLGHTQAAAGVAGVIKMVMAMRNGVLPRTLHADTPSPHIDWTEGAVELLTEAREWPRGARPRRAGVSSFGVSGTNAHVIVEEAPPPAPAEPRGRRPELLPLTVSAGSAEALRAQAELLAAHLREHPDVDELDVAASLFRDRAALEHRAVVLEADRDGLLAGLDALARGATHASVVRGTPRGDARAVFVFPGQGSQWRGMGVELIERSPAFATRLGECAKALEPWVEWDLLDVLHGAPGSPALDEVDVVQPVLWAVMVSLAEAWRAVGVEPAAVVGHSQGEIAAACVAGALSLDDGARVVALRSRVIRQGLAGRGGMMSVALSADRAGTHLADWEGRLQLAVINGPGSVVVCGDPEALDELKARLDAEGVQARRIPVDYASHSVFVEEIRDRLLEELAGLSPRTSTVPFYSTVTAAPLDTAGLDAEYWYTNLRQTVRFEETTRALLADGFEIFVEASPHPGLLVGLGETAESAGAAAAFVGTLHRDAGDARDFLTSLAEAYTRGASVDWESQFAATGARRVDLPTYPFQRKRYWLDAPEPAADAAGVGQVAADHPLLGAAVPVAGAGGVLLTGRLSLATHPWLADHRVGGTALFPGSGFVELAVRAGDEVGRGRVADLTIEAPLALPERGGVAIQVVVDADLRAVSVHSRPEDAPAGGGWTRHAHGTLADAGPEPAHEPAPWPPPGAQPVDLTDFYRPPADAGGLAYGPAFQGLRAAWRSADEVFAEIALPEEAAAQAGRFGLHPAALDAALHATALLAEEPGRVTLPFNWTRVDLHASGAAALRLRMTRIGDDEVALRLTDAAGRPVASVESLVLRPAAPGGFTGGAAHDSLFELLWTPAAPDGPARGSAVHRAPAGTTAAEVHAATAAALDALTDWLARDAGGEGPLAVVTRGAVSTAGEEVTDLAGAAVWGLVRSAQSEHPGRVVLVDLDPAESAEGPEADAALDLALATGEPQLAVRSGTPLRPRLAPVTGDAGGAPATVFGDRPGTVLVTGGTGTLGAAVARHLVAAHGVTDLLLTSRRGPRAAGAAELAADLTAAGARVEVVACDAADRDALAAALAGRTLAGVVHTAGVLDDGVIESMTPERLSAVLRPKVDAALHLHELTADQDLGAFVLFSSAAGVTGGAGQANYAAANTFLDGLAAHRRARGLPAQSLAWGLWAEASGMTGALGTADLSAMERGGVLPMATDEGLALLDAAGALDRAFLAPARIDLTGQRRADVPYVLRDLVRGPARRAVDPAATAPEPAEGLRERLARLTPARREQALLAVVRAQAAATLGYADVEEVDAERSFRDMGFDSLAAVKFRNGLGETIGERLPATLVFDHPTAIVLTRHLLGELALDEPEPGPEPGPAAPPAGGAGETGEPGEAAATEDRTEEIRSMSLAELLRTAQRSGDPT; encoded by the coding sequence ATGACCGAGCAGTCCAGGGCCGCCATGCTGGAACTGGTGCTGGCGCAGGCCGCCGAGGTGCTGCACGCCGCCCATCCCGACACCTACGCGGACGGGGCCACCGACGTGGCGGCCGACCGCCCGTTCCTCGCGGTCGGCCTGGACTCGCTCGGCCTCGTGCAGCTGCACCGGCGGCTGACCGCGGAACTGGGCGTCGACCTGCCCGTCACCATCGGCTTCGACCACCCGACGCCCGCGGCCCTGGCCGCCCACCTCGCGGACGTGCTCGGCGGCGCGGGAGCGGACGCGGCCGAGGAGTCCGCCGAGCAGCCCGCGCCGGCGCCGTCGCGCGACGAGCCGGTCGCGATCATCGGGATCGGCTGCCGCTTCCCCGGCGGGGTGACCTCGCCCGAGGACCTGTGGCGGCTGCTGGCCGACGGCACCCACGTCCTCGACGCGTTCCCCGGCGACCGCGGCTGGGACCTCGACGCCCTCTACGACCCTGACCCCTCCGTCACCGGCACCAGCTACGTGCGGCACGGCGGATTCCTCCCGGACGCGGGCGACTTCGACGCCGACTTCTTCCAGATCAGCCCCAAGGAAGCCCTGGCGATGGACCCGCAGCAGCGGCTGCTGCTCGAAACCAGCTGGGAGGCGATCGAACGCGCGGGCATCGACCCGGAGAGCCTGAAGGGCACCAGGTCGGGCGTGTTCATCGGCGTCGAGCCGCACGAGTACGGGCCGCGCACCCACCAGGCGCCCGACGGGCTCGACGGCTACGTGCTGGGCGGCAACCTGCCCAGCGTCGTGTCCGGCCGCGTCGCGTACACGCTCGGCCTCGAAGGGCCCACGCTCACCGTCGACACGGCCTGCTCGGGATCGCTCACCGCGCTCCACCTGGCGGTCCGCTCGCTGCAGCGCGGCGAGTGCGGCCTGGCCCTGGCCGGCGGCGTCACCGTCATATCGAGCCCCGGCACGTTCACGTCCTTCAGCCGCCAGCGCGGCCTGGCGCCCGACGGGCGGATCAAGGCGTTCGCGTCCGCCGCCGACGGCACGAGCTTCGCCGAGGGCGTCGGCGTGTTCGTGCTGGCCCGGTTGTCCGACGCGCTGCGCGACGGGCACCGGGTGCTCGCCGTCGTGCGCGGCTCCGCCATCAACCAGGACGGCGCCTCCAACGGCCTGACCGCGCCCAACGGCCTCGCGCAGCAGCGCGTCATCCGCCAGGCGCTCGCCGACGCGGGCCTCACGCCGGCCGACGTCGACGCCGTCGAGGCGCACGGCACGGGCACCACGCTCGGCGACCCCATCGAGGGCCAGGCGCTGCTCGCCGCCTACGGCCAGGGCCGTTCGCCCGAGCAGCCGCTGTGGCTCGGCTCGGTCAAGTCCAACATCGGCCACACCGGCGCCGCCGCCGGCGCGGCGGGCGTCATCAAGATGGTGATGGCCATGCGCAACGGCACGCTGCCGCGCACCCTCCACGTGGACGAGCCGACCGAGCACGTCGACTGGTCGAGCGGCACCGTCCGGCTGCTGACCGAGCCGGTGCCGTGGGAGGCGGGCAACGGGCCGCGCCGCGCCGGCATCTCCTCGTTCGGCGCCAGCGGCACCAACGCCCACGTCGTCATCGAGGAGCCGCCGGCCGCCGCGGAGCCGGCCGTGCCCGCCGACACCGCCGGGACCGACCTGCCCGCCAGGCCCGTGCCCGTGCTGCTCTCCGCGCGGGGCGAGGACGCGCTGCGCGGCCAGGCCGCGCGCCTCCTGCCCCTGGTCGACGCGCACGAACCGCTCGACCTCGCGCACGCCACCGCCACCACGCGCGCCGCGCTGCGCGACCGCGCCGCGATCGTCGCCGCCGACCGGGCCGAACTGCGCCTCGCCCTCGCCGCGCTCGCGGAGGGCGAGCCCGCGCCCGGGCTGATCACGGGCACGCGGCCGGCGGCGGGCCGCACCGCGTTCCTGTTCACCGGCCAGGGCAGCCAGCGCGTCGGCATGGGCCGCGAACTGGTCCGCGCCTTCCCGGTGTTCGCGCAGGCGCTCCAGGAGGCGGCCGACCACCTCGACCTGCACCTCGAAGAACCGCTCGGCGACGTGCTGTTCGCCGAGCCCGACAGCCCCCTGGCGGAGCTGCTGCACCGCACGCGGTACGCGCAGGCGGCGCTGTTCGCCGTCGAGACCGCCCTGTTCCGGTTGGTGGAGTCCTGGGGCGTGACGCCGGCCCTGGTCGCCGGGCACTCCATCGGGGAGATCGCCGCCGCGCACGCCGCCGGCGTGCTGAACCTCGCGGACGCGGCGCTGCTCGTGGGCGCGCGCGGCACGTTCATGGACGAACTGCCCGAGGGCGGCGCGATGGTCGCCGTGCAGGCGGCGGAGGACGAGGTCCTGCCCTACCTGACCGAGCGCGTCAACATCGCCGCCATCAACGGCCCGGCCGCCGTCGTCGTCTCGGGCGAGGCGGACGCCGTGGCGGCCGTCGCGGACCGGTTCGCCGCGCAGGGGCGCAAGACGCGCCGGCTGCGGGTCTCGCACGCGTTCCACTCGCCGCTGATGGACCCGATGCTGGAGGACTTCCGCGGCGTGGCCCAGGCCCTGACCTACGCGCCGCCGCGCATCCCCGTCATCTCCAACCTGACCGGCGAGCCCGTCACCGCCTTCGACGCCGACTACTGGGTGCGCCACGTGCGCGAGCCGGTCAGGTTCGCCGACGCCGTGCGCAGGCTGGGCGCCGAGGGCGTCACCACGTACCTCGAACTGGGCCCCGACGCCGTGCTGTCCGCGATGGGCCGCGACAGCCTCGCCGGGACCGGCGCGGACGAGGGAGCCGCGTTCGCCGCGCTCCTGCGCGCCGGGCACGGCGAGGAGCGCCAGGTCGTCACCGCGCTCGGCACCGCGCACGCCCACGGCACCGCCGTGGACTGGGACCGCTTCTTCGCCGGGCGCGGCGCCCGCCGCGTCGACCTGCCCACCTACGCGTTCCAGCGCAGGCGCTACTGGCTGGCCGACGCCTCGGGCAGCGCGGGAACGCTCGGCCACCCGCTGCTGGATGCGGCCGTCAGCCTCGCGGGCGCCGACGGCCTCGTGCTGACCGGCCGGCTGTCCACGCGCCTCCAGCCGTGGCTGGCCGACCACGTCATCGCGGGAACGGTCCTGGTGCCGGGCACCGCCCTGGTCGAACTGGCCGTCAGGGCGGGCGACGAGGCCGGCTGCGGCGTGGTGGAAGAACTCACGCTTGAGGCGCCCCTGGCGCTGACCGGGGACGCGGGCGCCGAGGTCCAGGCCGTCGTCGGCGCGCCCGACGCGGCGGGCCGCCGTTCCGTGGAGATCTGGGCGCGCGCCGCGCGCGGCGAGGACGGCTGGACCCGGCACGCCAGCGGCGTGCTGGCCGAGCGCGGCCAGGGCGCGGCGCCGGGCGCGGACGCGTTCGCGGAGTGGCCGCCGGCCGACGCGGAACCGCTCGACGTCGAGGGCCTGTACGCGCGGCAGGCCGCGCAGGGCTACGGCTACGGGCCCGCGTTCCAGGGCGTGCGCGCGGCGTGGCGGCGCGGCGACGAGGTGTTCGCCGAGGTCGCGCTCGACGACGCGGGCGCCGACCGGTTCGGGCTGCACCCCGCGCTGCTCGACGCCTCGCTGCACGCCGCCGAGAACCCGGAGGACGACGGCCGGGTGCGGCTGCCGTTCGCGTGGCTCGGCGTCGAACTGCACGCGGGCGGCGCCGCCGCCGTGCGGGCCCGCCTGACCCCGGCCGGGGAGGACGCGCTGTCCGTCGAACTGGCCGACGCCACCGGCGCTCCGGTGGCCACCATCCGCTCGATCGTGCAGCGGCCCGTGCCGGTCGACGGCCTCGGGGCGGCGGCGGGCGACGGCTCGCTGCTCGCCGTGGAGTGGACGCCAGTGCAGGCGCCGGGCGAACCGGACGCCGCCGCCGAGGAGTTCGCGCTGGCCTTCCTGCCCGACGCCTTCCCCGGCACGCCGGCGGAGGCGGCGCGCGCGGCGACGCTGCACGCGCTCGACCTGGTCAAGGACGCGGTGCGCGAGGACACCAGGCTCGCGCTCGTCACGCGCGGGGCGCGGCAGGACATGGCGCTCGCGCCCGCGTGGGCGCTGGTGCGCGCGGCGCAGGCCGAGCACCCCGGGCGCTTCGCCCTGATCGACATCCCGGCGGGCGGCGCCGAGGTGCGGGACCGCGCGCTGCGCGCGGCCCTGGCCACCGGCGAGCCGCAACTCGCCCTCGACGGCGACACGGTGCTCGTGCCGCGCCTGGCCAGGGCGGCCGAGCCCGAGCCGCCCGCTCCCGTGGAATTCGCGCCCGGCGGCACGGTCCTGATCACCGGCGGCACCGGCGGCCTCGGCGGCCTGGTGGCCCGCCACCTCGTCGCGCGGCACGGCGTCACGCGCCTGCTGCTCACCGGCAGGCGCGGCCCCGACAGCCCCGGCGCGGCGGAACTCGTCGCCGAACTCGCCGCGCTCGGCGCCGAGGCGACCGTCGCCGCCTGCGACGTCGCGGACCGCGACGCGCTCGCCGCCCTGCTGGCGGCGATCCCGGCCGCGCACCCGCTGACGGCCGTCGTCCACAGCGCGGGCGTCGTCGACGACGGCCTGGCGGCCTCGCTCACGCCCGAGCAGGTCGGCACCGTCTTCCACGGCAAGGCCGACGGCGCCTGGCACCTGCACGAGCTGACCCGCGACCTGCCGCTGGCCGCGTTCGTGCTGTTCTCCTCGGCGGCCGGCACCCTTGAGGCGGCAGGGCAGGGCAACTACGCGGCGGCCAACGCCTTCCTCGACGCGCTCGCCCGGCACCGCGCCGCCCAGGGCCTGCCCGCCACCTCGCTCGCGTGGAACCTGTGGGCGGGCGACGCGGGCATGGGCGCGCGCCTCGACGAGGTGACGCTGCGCCGCGCGGAACGCTCCGGCCTGCCCGCCCTGGGCGCCGAGGACAACCTGGCCCTGCTCGACCGGGCCCTGGCCGCCGGCGCGCCCGCGCTCGTGCCGCTGCGCCTGGACCCGGCCGCGCTGCGGGCCCGCGCCGACGGCGTTCCCGCGCTGCTGCGCGGCCTGGTCCGCGGGCCCGTCCGGCGCCAGGCCGCCGCGGGGCCGGCCGCGGCGGGCAGCGGCGGCGGCCTGGCCGACCGCCTCGCGGGCAAGCCGGAGGCCGAACGCGAGCGGATCGTCCTCGACCTGGTCCGCGCGCAGATCGCCGCCGTCCTCGGGCACGCGGGCGGCACCGCGATCGACCCGCGCCGCGCGTTCACCGAACTCGGCTTCGACTCGCTGGCCGCCGTCGAACTGCGCAACGCGCTCGGCGCGGCCACGGGACTGCGGCTCACCTCCACCCTGATCTTCGACCACCCGACCCCGCGCGCCCTGGCCGACCACGTGCTCGACAAGGTGCGCGGCGCCGCCGCGCCCGCCCCGGCGCGCCCGGCCGCCGCCGCGCGGGCCGCCGCGGACGAGCCGATCGCCATCGTGGCGATGGCCTGCCGCTACCCCGGCGGCGTCACCACCCCGCAGGACCTGTGGCGGCTGGTGGCCGAGGGCACCGACGCGATCGGCCCGTTCCCCGAGGACCGGGGCTGGCGCACCGAGGAGATCTACGACCCCGAGCCCGGCACGTTCGGCCGCACCTACACGCGCTCGGGCGGATTCCTGCACGACGCCGCCGAGTTCGACCCGACCTTCTTCGGCATCAGCCCGAAGGAGGCGCAGGCGATGGACCCGCAGCAGCGCCTGCTGCTCGAAGTCGCCTGGGAGGCGCTGGAACGCGGCGGCGTCGACCCGCTGTCCGTCAAGGGCAGCCGCACCGGCGTCTACGCCGGGCTCATGTACCACGACTGGGCGCAGCTGACCGCCTCGGTGTCCGAGGACCTGGCCGGGTTCGCGGCCGGCGGCAGCCTCGGCAGCGTGGCCTCGGGGCGCGTCGCCTACACGCTCGGCCTCGAAGGCCCGGCCGTCACCATCGACACCGCGTGCTCCTCCTCCCTGGTCGCGCTGCACTGGGCGGCCCAGGCGCTGCGGCAGGGCGAGTGCACCCTCGCCCTCGCGGGCGGCGTCACCGTGATGGCCACGCCCGAGACGTTCCTCGGCATGAGCCTGCAACGCGGCCTGGCCGCCGACGGCCGCTGCAAGGCGTACGGCGAGGGCGCGGACGGCACCGGCTGGGCCGAGGGCGCGGGCCTGCTGCTGCTCGAACGCCTCTCGGACGCGCGCCGCAACGGGCACCCCGTGCTCGCGGTGATCCGCGGCTCCGCCATCAACCAGGACGGCGCCTCCAACGGCCTGACCGCGCCCAACGGGCCCGCCCAGCAGCGCGTGATCCGGCAGGCGCTGGCCCTCGGCGGCCTCACGCCCGCCGACGTGGACGCGGTCGAGGGCCACGGCACGGGCACCACGCTCGGCGACCCGATCGAGGCCCAGGCACTGATGGCCACCTACGGGCAGGAGCGCGGCGACGGCGACCCGCTGTGGCTCGGGTCCATCAAGTCCAACCTCGGGCACACCCAGGCCGCCGCCGGCGTCGCGGGCGTGATCAAGATGGTGATGGCGATGCGCAACGGGGTGCTGCCCCGCACGCTGCACGCCGACACGCCCTCCCCGCACATCGACTGGACCGAGGGCGCCGTCGAACTGCTCACGGAGGCCAGGGAGTGGCCGCGCGGCGCGCGCCCGCGCCGGGCCGGCGTCTCCTCCTTCGGCGTCAGCGGCACCAACGCCCACGTGATCGTCGAGGAGGCGCCGCCGCCGGCCCCCGCCGAGCCGCGCGGCCGACGCCCCGAACTCCTGCCGCTGACCGTGTCGGCGGGCTCGGCCGAGGCGCTGCGCGCCCAGGCGGAACTGCTCGCCGCCCACCTGCGCGAGCACCCGGACGTGGACGAACTCGACGTCGCCGCCTCCCTGTTCCGCGACCGCGCCGCCCTCGAACACCGCGCCGTCGTCCTGGAGGCCGACCGGGACGGGCTGCTCGCGGGCCTCGACGCGCTGGCCCGCGGCGCCACGCACGCCTCCGTCGTGCGGGGCACGCCGCGCGGCGACGCGCGCGCGGTGTTCGTGTTCCCCGGGCAGGGCTCGCAGTGGCGCGGCATGGGCGTCGAACTCATCGAGCGCTCCCCGGCGTTCGCCACCCGGCTCGGCGAGTGCGCCAAGGCGCTCGAACCCTGGGTCGAGTGGGACCTCCTCGACGTGCTGCACGGCGCGCCGGGCAGCCCGGCGCTCGACGAGGTCGACGTCGTGCAGCCGGTGCTGTGGGCGGTGATGGTCTCGCTCGCCGAGGCGTGGCGCGCCGTCGGCGTCGAACCCGCGGCCGTCGTCGGCCACTCGCAGGGCGAGATCGCCGCCGCCTGCGTCGCCGGGGCGCTGTCCCTGGACGACGGCGCGCGCGTCGTCGCGCTGCGCAGCCGCGTCATCCGCCAGGGCCTCGCGGGCCGCGGCGGCATGATGTCGGTGGCTCTGTCGGCCGACCGCGCGGGAACGCACCTGGCGGACTGGGAGGGGCGGCTCCAGCTCGCCGTCATCAACGGCCCCGGGTCCGTCGTCGTGTGCGGCGACCCCGAGGCGCTGGACGAGCTGAAGGCCCGGCTCGACGCCGAGGGCGTCCAGGCCCGCCGCATCCCCGTGGACTACGCCTCGCACTCGGTGTTCGTCGAGGAGATCCGCGACCGGCTGCTCGAAGAACTCGCCGGCCTCTCCCCGCGCACCTCCACCGTCCCGTTCTACTCGACCGTCACCGCGGCGCCGCTTGACACCGCCGGGCTCGACGCCGAGTACTGGTACACCAACCTGCGGCAGACCGTCAGGTTCGAGGAGACCACGCGGGCGCTGCTCGCGGACGGCTTCGAGATCTTCGTCGAGGCCAGCCCGCACCCGGGGCTGCTCGTCGGGCTCGGCGAGACCGCCGAATCGGCGGGCGCCGCCGCCGCGTTCGTCGGCACCCTGCACCGCGACGCGGGCGACGCGCGGGACTTCCTCACCTCGCTGGCCGAGGCGTACACGCGCGGCGCGAGCGTCGACTGGGAGAGCCAGTTCGCCGCGACCGGCGCGCGCCGCGTGGACCTGCCCACCTACCCGTTCCAGCGCAAGCGGTACTGGCTGGACGCGCCGGAGCCCGCGGCGGACGCCGCCGGCGTCGGCCAGGTGGCCGCCGACCACCCGCTGCTCGGCGCGGCCGTGCCCGTCGCCGGGGCCGGCGGGGTGCTGCTCACCGGCCGCCTCTCGCTCGCCACCCACCCGTGGCTCGCGGACCACCGCGTCGGCGGCACCGCCCTGTTCCCCGGGTCGGGATTCGTGGAACTGGCCGTCAGGGCCGGCGACGAGGTCGGCCGCGGCCGGGTCGCGGACCTGACGATCGAGGCCCCGCTGGCCCTCCCCGAGCGCGGCGGCGTGGCGATCCAGGTGGTCGTCGACGCCGACCTGCGCGCCGTCTCCGTCCACTCGCGGCCCGAGGACGCGCCCGCGGGCGGCGGCTGGACGCGGCACGCCCACGGAACGCTCGCGGACGCGGGCCCCGAGCCGGCGCACGAGCCGGCGCCCTGGCCGCCGCCGGGCGCGCAGCCGGTGGACCTCACCGACTTCTACCGGCCGCCCGCCGACGCCGGTGGACTGGCCTACGGGCCGGCGTTCCAGGGGCTGCGCGCGGCCTGGCGTTCGGCGGACGAGGTGTTCGCGGAGATCGCGCTGCCCGAGGAGGCCGCCGCGCAGGCCGGGCGGTTCGGGCTGCACCCGGCGGCCCTCGACGCGGCCCTGCACGCCACCGCGCTGCTGGCCGAAGAACCCGGGCGGGTCACGCTGCCGTTCAACTGGACCCGCGTCGACCTGCACGCCTCGGGCGCCGCCGCGCTCAGGCTGCGGATGACCCGCATCGGCGACGACGAGGTCGCGCTGCGCCTCACCGACGCCGCCGGCCGGCCCGTCGCGTCCGTCGAGTCGCTGGTGCTGCGCCCCGCCGCGCCCGGCGGGTTCACCGGCGGCGCGGCCCACGACTCGCTGTTCGAGCTGCTGTGGACGCCGGCCGCGCCGGACGGGCCCGCCCGCGGGTCCGCGGTGCACCGCGCACCCGCGGGCACCACCGCGGCCGAGGTGCACGCGGCGACGGCCGCCGCGCTCGACGCGCTGACCGACTGGCTCGCCCGGGACGCGGGCGGGGAAGGGCCGCTGGCCGTCGTCACGCGGGGCGCGGTCTCCACCGCGGGCGAGGAGGTCACCGACCTGGCCGGCGCCGCCGTCTGGGGCCTGGTGCGCAGCGCGCAGTCGGAGCACCCGGGCCGCGTCGTCCTCGTCGACCTCGACCCGGCCGAGTCCGCCGAGGGGCCGGAGGCGGACGCGGCACTCGACCTCGCGCTCGCCACCGGCGAGCCGCAGCTCGCGGTCCGCTCCGGCACGCCGCTGCGCCCCCGCCTGGCCCCGGTGACCGGGGACGCGGGCGGCGCGCCCGCCACCGTGTTCGGCGACAGGCCGGGCACCGTCCTGGTCACCGGCGGCACCGGAACGCTCGGCGCGGCCGTCGCGCGCCACCTGGTCGCCGCCCACGGTGTCACCGACCTGCTGCTCACCAGCCGGCGCGGCCCCCGGGCGGCGGGCGCCGCGGAACTGGCCGCGGACCTCACCGCGGCCGGGGCCCGCGTCGAGGTGGTCGCGTGCGACGCGGCCGACCGCGACGCGCTGGCCGCCGCGCTGGCCGGCCGCACGCTGGCCGGGGTCGTGCACACCGCGGGCGTCCTCGACGACGGCGTCATCGAGTCCATGACGCCGGAGCGGCTTTCCGCCGTGCTGCGGCCCAAGGTCGACGCGGCGCTGCACCTGCACGAGCTGACGGCCGATCAGGACCTGGGCGCCTTCGTGCTGTTCTCGTCCGCCGCGGGCGTGACCGGCGGCGCCGGGCAGGCCAACTACGCCGCCGCCAACACCTTCCTCGACGGCCTGGCCGCGCACCGCCGCGCCCGCGGGCTGCCCGCGCAGTCCCTCGCCTGGGGCCTGTGGGCCGAGGCCAGCGGCATGACCGGGGCGCTCGGCACGGCCGACCTGTCCGCCATGGAACGCGGCGGGGTGCTGCCGATGGCCACGGACGAGGGCCTGGCGCTGCTCGACGCGGCCGGCGCGCTGGACCGGGCGTTCCTCGCCCCCGCGCGCATCGACCTGACCGGGCAGCGCCGCGCCGACGTGCCCTACGTGCTGCGCGACCTCGTGCGCGGCCCGGCCCGCCGCGCCGTCGACCCGGCGGCCACGGCACCCGAACCCGCCGAGGGCCTGCGCGAGCGGCTCGCGCGGCTCACCCCGGCCCGCCGCGAACAGGCGCTGCTCGCCGTCGTCCGCGCCCAGGCCGCCGCCACCCTCGGCTACGCCGACGTGGAGGAGGTCGACGCCGAACGGTCGTTCCGCGACATGGGCTTCGACTCCCTCGCCGCCGTCAAGTTCCGCAACGGCCTGGGCGAGACCATCGGGGAACGGCTGCCCGCCACGCTCGTCTTCGACCACCCGACCGCGATCGTCCTCACCCGGCACCTGCTCGGTGAACTGGCGCTCGACGAGCCGGAGCCAGGCCCCGAGCCGGGGCCCGCAGCGCCGCCGGCCGGCGGCGCCGGGGAGACCGGGGAGCCCGGGGAGGCAGCGGCCACCGAGGACCGCACCGAGGAGATCCGCTCCATGAGCCTGGCCGAACTTCTCCGCACCGCGCAACGATCAGGAGACCCGACATGA